Genomic window (Sebastes umbrosus isolate fSebUmb1 chromosome 21, fSebUmb1.pri, whole genome shotgun sequence):
ttaatttgacACTGTTTTACTACTAGTACagcttttaattctattttattacatttttaatattttattgtcttCTCAAATTCTCAAATTGTTAAATTActgaattgtttttgtcttttctgttgttttcacagtccacaCTTCATTCattgtacattttacagttgaaaaataaacttttaactttaacttaCAATTTTTATTTGTCCCGGCTGTTTATTTATACTtgctattttgtgtttttagtctttatttacttatttttattaaattaaattttgatttaatttcttttaattaaattgtattgatttatatatgtatttatgtagttatttattttatttatttatgttttttgtgaATATTCATCTGTAAAACACATTGGACTGTCTGTTTTATGTCTGtgaaggaaacaataaaaatcataattggaaaaataaacttgtcagTGGTTtgatttttacttaaaaaaaatagaatcgGCTGTTGAATGAGAACTCAAATATATAACTTTAACGCTAAACTTATGATTACATATTGTAAAACAGTTGCAGACTTTACCATGGCGAGTTGGCGTCCGATGTTGCCCACAGTAACGCCGCCTGAGAAGAATATGCATGGGAGCCAGGAGCGCACATACCCGAAGTCTGGAGACGTAtacctgaaagagagaaaaaacaaaaattattaAATCTATCTTAATAATATAGAACAGGTAGTTGTTCTGTAGCTGAtcccgacctctgacctctttgGAGGATGTTGAAATAAACCACAATTCCCTTCAAAAGCTAAATAAGATGTCGTATGATAATCAAAGCACAGTGTCATCATGCCAGAGAATAAGAAACACATAATACTAAACAGAAAAGGCATCTTAAAAGACACGCCAGATCTGGGAGCGGGGAAAAACAAAACCTGTCATGCTAGAAAACGCACTcattcttttctctctgtttctaccTTGTAAAGTCAGCGTGAGCTCCCTTTTGAACCTCTTATCTTTCTTCAGCTCTGTGTTTTTGATGATATGCCACTGAAGCCGGTAGGAGGTCCTGTTTAATTGGGCTCCCAGAGACAAGGGGACTTGCCAAAATATAACGTCAAGTGTTATCTGTCACGTTGTGTTTTGATGGAGTCATACAGCTGGGAGTACTTCCAGGTACTTTATCTACTTCAGTCACACCAGGGCGGGGTTTTACTCTCACAGCTATATAATTAACACTTAAACCAACATAGCTGTTGTTGTGAGTGTAATATGAAAACAGAAATTAGTGATGACAAGGCACATGATGAATCATCAGTTTTGTTTCCTCAGAAGGGAAAACCTGGACTACTTTTGTTCCCCTTCTGTACAAAAAAAGCGACTTACTGGTAGACTCCGTTGTAGACCAGCAGCTGTGTGAACACAGTTGCTAGGACTGCAGTGGTGAGGCCCAAACCGAAACCGCTCCTGGACCGGTCGAACGTCCACCACAGGCCCAAGGACAAGGCTGCCAGCGTGAGGGAGAGCTGCACGTTGTTGTCGATGTCTAGTTTCTGTGTTACGCGGCAGTtaaggacaaaaacaaacagtgtgGCGCGAGCATGGGAGTTGTTCTTACTCAAATATTTGCACAGCCTTGCAGAACTTCCATCACTTCTTAATGACAGAGCAGGACATCCTGTTGCTTTAGTCTAAACTACAGATAGAACAGAGCAGTTTCCACATATTCTGACAAAAAGATCTGTATAATAAAGAATCTACAAGGTGAAAGGATACAACACTGGCGTGGTTGATGCCGACGAACACCGCGATGCACCTCATGACGCTGGCCCACTCCCTCTTGAACTTGTGCGGCTCTCCCAAATGGCTGTCGAGGCAGGGATACAGCAGGCCGACAACAGCTGTgaaaaggaacaaaacagaCCCGAATTACACGAGATAAGCAGAAATTTCTGTGAAACGCCAGCAGGCAAATCCTGTCATGGAGCTGCTGTGTGGGATTATTTTATTCGCTGAACATGCGCTTCCATAAttagtctcatttagacacctgcataaacttaaaaaaaaactttcaaaaagaatagacttttgttttttgacttttatgttgtttgtttgacTGTTCTTTTGATGTAATTCCTGGTTTTATGTACCGCCAAGCACCTGCTTACTTTCGTACACCCAATTCTATATTGTCAATTAAGTAAAAAGACCAAAGTAAtgtctttaaattgcttgttttgtgcatCCATCACTCCAAAACacagagatattcagtttagaCTAGAGCTGTAACAattcattgattagttgtcaactgttgatttaatcgccaactattttgataatcgattaattggtttgagtaattttttaagaaaaaaaaaagtaaaaattctctgattccagcttcttaaatgtgaatatttactcctctatgacagt
Coding sequences:
- the insig1 gene encoding insulin-induced gene 1 protein, with the protein product MPRLEDHCWSCSCASSTTEAKHSSGANWLAHKAEEMMSIITSVLRNAYGSLHDVRTANLIRRGLVLFTVGAFLALVLNLLQIQRNVTLFPEEVMTTLFSSAWWIPPCCGTGAAVVGLLYPCLDSHLGEPHKFKREWASVMRCIAVFVGINHASVKLDIDNNVQLSLTLAALSLGLWWTFDRSRSGFGLGLTTAVLATVFTQLLVYNGVYQYTSPDFGYVRSWLPCIFFSGGVTVGNIGRQLAMGGIEKPHMD